Sequence from the Nitrospiraceae bacterium genome:
GACAGAAATCCTTACTCTATAGTAAGGATTTAATTTAAATGAAAGGAGGATGCCATGCCCGTTGCCACATTAACCAGCAAAGGACAAATTACCCTTCCTAAGAAAATCCGAGAACAATTAAAACTACAACCCGGAGATCGGGTGGAGTTTCTTGTGGGGACTGATGGGCGGATTACCGTTTGGCCGGTGACCTCGGATGTCACAATTTTAAAAGGTCTGATTCCCAAGCCAAAACAACCGGTCACCCTTGAAGCCATGCGAGCTGCCATCAAGCAGCGAGGGAGCCAACCATGATAGGCCTCGATACGAATGTGCTCGTCCGCTATCTCGTCCAAGACGATCCCGCCCAATCCAAAGCTGCAACGCAACTTATTGAGAAGCAATGCTCTCAGGAAAAACCCGGTTTTTTAAACCACTTGGTGTTGTGTGAAACGCTTTGGGTTCTTGAGGGCTGTTACCGCCAGACAAAAGAGACTCTCGTAAAGACCATCGAACAAGTATTGCGTGTCGCCCAATTACGAGTTGAAGATCCTCAGGTGGTCTGGCAGGCTTTGGACGATTACCGAAAGAGCCGTGCCGATTTTGCCGACCATTTATTGAGCCGAGTTAATGGTGGTCATGATTGCACCACGACCGTGACGTTTGATCGTGAGGCAGGGAAGTCTCCAGGATTTTCCTTGTTGCCGTAGCCGAAGAAAAGGCCGCTCAAGCAGCGCATCCCCCCCACGTTTCCTTCTAAGAATCAGGCTCCGCTTTCCCGAATGAGAATGGAGGCCGCTTCTGCCCAGAGGTGCCCCATCACACTTTGCCCATTGCCCTTCACATGGACCACCCCTCGCACCACTTGATTCCAGGAGGGATCCGTGTCCGTCACATTTAGCTCCACCCGATACACGGAATGCTCGGGAATCAATCTGCCCCGCGCATCCTGGCGCACGGGCACACCTCCGGAATAGGTGGAGGCTAAATACGGTAACGCCATTTCGGATTCGTCCACATGACGAAGGTCCCGAAGCTGTCCTTGTCGGGCCTGTCGCGTGGGGTCGTCCGGATAAAACCATCCTGTATTTCCCACCGAAAGCCGGGCTTTTTCTTTTTCCGTGGCGAGGGCCAGCATCACCGATGGATGTTCCCCAATCACATGGGCCATCGCTACGTCGGTATTCACCCACAAACCTGGATGAAGTGAAGACGCCAGATCCGTGACCACGCCGGAGAACGGAGCACGCAAGATTAATTGCTCCCGGAGCGTAACCAGACCGGCCAACGCCTTTCGCTCGCCCACCAGCGTCTCCCGAATCACCAGATGATCATCGCGATCATCCTGATAGGCGACTTCCCGTTCCGCGCGCAATTCTAATGCCGCAATGCGATGTCCGATAATGTCAATCTGATGTTCCACCTGCGGCGACTGTAAAATTACCAGTGTCTGCCCGGGTTCGACCCGCTCCCCCTCCTCCACCAACACCTCCACCACCATTGCCGGAGCCGGTGGAAACAGAGTCGTGCGTTCCGGAGCTTCTAGAATCGCAGGAATCTCCACTGTCGTATCCAAGGGCATCACGCTCATGAGCAGACACCCCGTCAGTGCGATTCCGATTCCCCGCCCCCGCCAGGATCGGGTCACGGCCGCCCGACGTGTCCACCAGACCTGCAGTTCCTCATAGACCGGCCATGCCAAAAACCAGCCGATTTCCACGAGAAAGAGGATGACGCCCAAAACCTTGAAAAAAAAGTAATACACCAGGACCGCAATGCCGACGAACACAACGGCCCGGTAGACCCACACCGCCCACGCATAGGCGATCAGCACCGATTGCCGTTGCGGGGGCATCTGTTCCGGAGGAACATCTCCCCAGGCAAACAGCCATTCCCGTAATTTCCAACGACCAAACCCGAAGGCCCGTGATTGCAAATTCGGGACACCCAGCCAATCGGAGAGGACGTAGTAGCCGTCAAAACGGAGCAGCGGATTCAAATTGATCAACAGCCCCGTGACCCAACTGGTGGTCGCCAACACAAAGAGCATGCTTTTGACAATGCCCTCAGGGCAGAAATTCCACAAAAAAGTCGCGAGCATCGCCACACTGAGTTCCACCATCATTCCCGCAGCGGCAATGGCCGCGCGTTGCTTCCGGACCGTGAGCCGCCAGGAGTCGGTCGTGTCGGTATAGAGGACAGGCACCATAATGAGGAACCCGAGGCCCATCGTGGGAACCCGGCACCCGTATCGAACGGCGGTATAGGCATGCCCCAGTTCATGCAAGATCTTAATGGCCATCAACCCGATGATATAACCAGTCATCCCTTGAAACGTAAAAAAGTATAAAAAGACATTGGCAAACGATGCCCACTGCCGCACGACTCCCATACACCCAATCACACCCAGGATGATCACGCACCATAAGGCCCAGCGACTAAACAGCGGAGTAACGAACGGAAGCGTTGCTCGTAAGAACCGGTCGGGATTACATAAGGGAATTCTGAAAAATAAATAGTTGTGGAGCACTCTCAGCAGCCAATGTTGTTTTGCCTGTTCAGCCTGCCCGAGGAACCCCTGACTTCCACCGGCTAAGGAATCCCGGGTTAAATTGTTCCGATAGAGAAACTGGATCAACTCCAGCACATTCCCGGTTGAGACCTTGGCCGAGGTGGTTCGGGTCACCAGATCCACCAGTCCCTCGGCGGTTCCCGCCTGCCAATGGGAAAGCAGTTGGAACGCGGCCCATTCAATTTGGAAAAATTGATTTCGAACCGTGTCCACGATCGTCCAGGTGGGGACGCCATCGGGCGTCGGGGTACCGGGCAGAATCTGAAGATCTTCGCGCAAGGGTGGAAGGGGGACGTCTTCTTGAGGCTTTGGCTGACCCATTTAGAAACCTAGGGTTTGTCGAAGAACTCCGAGGGGGCGCCGGAAGAGATGGAAAAAGAGCGTGACCGGTTCCCCATAGATTTTGGCGGTGCCTTGCCAGCCGATTCGAATATCCTCAGGCGGGTCCATGAACTCGGCTTCCACCCGATAGGCCAGGACATTGGTCGGGAGAATACTCGCATGGTAACTCGCATGGATTAATCGGCCAGGAATGGCTCGTAAGGGATTGGCATTCAAAAACACCTCAACCTCGGCCCC
This genomic interval carries:
- a CDS encoding AbrB/MazE/SpoVT family DNA-binding domain-containing protein; the protein is MPVATLTSKGQITLPKKIREQLKLQPGDRVEFLVGTDGRITVWPVTSDVTILKGLIPKPKQPVTLEAMRAAIKQRGSQP
- a CDS encoding type II toxin-antitoxin system VapC family toxin; translation: MIGLDTNVLVRYLVQDDPAQSKAATQLIEKQCSQEKPGFLNHLVLCETLWVLEGCYRQTKETLVKTIEQVLRVAQLRVEDPQVVWQALDDYRKSRADFADHLLSRVNGGHDCTTTVTFDREAGKSPGFSLLP
- a CDS encoding M50 family metallopeptidase, which codes for MGQPKPQEDVPLPPLREDLQILPGTPTPDGVPTWTIVDTVRNQFFQIEWAAFQLLSHWQAGTAEGLVDLVTRTTSAKVSTGNVLELIQFLYRNNLTRDSLAGGSQGFLGQAEQAKQHWLLRVLHNYLFFRIPLCNPDRFLRATLPFVTPLFSRWALWCVIILGVIGCMGVVRQWASFANVFLYFFTFQGMTGYIIGLMAIKILHELGHAYTAVRYGCRVPTMGLGFLIMVPVLYTDTTDSWRLTVRKQRAAIAAAGMMVELSVAMLATFLWNFCPEGIVKSMLFVLATTSWVTGLLINLNPLLRFDGYYVLSDWLGVPNLQSRAFGFGRWKLREWLFAWGDVPPEQMPPQRQSVLIAYAWAVWVYRAVVFVGIAVLVYYFFFKVLGVILFLVEIGWFLAWPVYEELQVWWTRRAAVTRSWRGRGIGIALTGCLLMSVMPLDTTVEIPAILEAPERTTLFPPAPAMVVEVLVEEGERVEPGQTLVILQSPQVEHQIDIIGHRIAALELRAEREVAYQDDRDDHLVIRETLVGERKALAGLVTLREQLILRAPFSGVVTDLASSLHPGLWVNTDVAMAHVIGEHPSVMLALATEKEKARLSVGNTGWFYPDDPTRQARQGQLRDLRHVDESEMALPYLASTYSGGVPVRQDARGRLIPEHSVYRVELNVTDTDPSWNQVVRGVVHVKGNGQSVMGHLWAEAASILIRESGA